One Candidatus Omnitrophota bacterium genomic window carries:
- a CDS encoding glutamate synthase subunit beta, whose product MDKNKGFMRIYRKEPVYRPVCERVKDYKQIFVMRNEHDSRAQARRCMDCGTPFCHNGCPIGNFIPEWNKLIFNGNWDHAVRLLQATNPMPEVTGRICPSLCEYSCVLGLNDDAVTVRENELSIAEFGFEKDIIKPRLVGFRSGKKIAVVGSGPAGLSCAQKLNMLGHSVTVFERDEKPGGLLRYGIPNFKLEKSVLDRRIKLWEKEGVFFKTQVNMGIDRAADSLLKDFDAVCLACGCRVPRDISVPGRGLKGVYFAMDYLSQANKTALGERHQSDPIDVKGKRVVVIGGGDTGSDCVGTANRQGALCVTQLEIMPMPPACRTKDCLWPKYPLILRNSSSHQEGCLRRWSIATKAFEAAAGRVNGLLCAKVEWTKESENSCPVMREISGADFKVDADIVLIAAGFVSVEKNALIDSLGLEMDKRGNIKTGPDYMTSKKPVFCAGDMRRGQSLVVWAIEEGLKCAQAINNFITKNNGKERRPGGRPC is encoded by the coding sequence ATGGATAAGAATAAAGGGTTTATGCGCATATATAGAAAGGAACCAGTATACAGGCCTGTATGCGAACGTGTTAAAGATTATAAGCAGATTTTCGTTATGCGAAACGAGCATGATTCCAGGGCCCAGGCACGCCGCTGTATGGATTGCGGTACCCCGTTTTGTCATAATGGGTGTCCGATAGGTAATTTTATACCCGAATGGAATAAGCTGATTTTTAATGGTAACTGGGATCATGCGGTTAGGTTGCTTCAGGCTACGAACCCGATGCCTGAAGTCACGGGCAGGATATGCCCTTCCTTGTGCGAATATTCCTGCGTCCTTGGTCTTAACGATGATGCGGTGACTGTGAGAGAAAACGAATTGAGTATCGCAGAGTTCGGATTTGAAAAAGATATTATAAAACCAAGGCTCGTTGGTTTCAGGAGTGGTAAAAAGATAGCTGTTGTCGGGTCTGGCCCGGCAGGATTATCTTGCGCACAAAAGTTGAATATGCTGGGACACAGCGTCACTGTTTTTGAAAGAGACGAAAAGCCCGGAGGCCTGCTTAGATACGGTATTCCTAACTTCAAACTTGAAAAGAGCGTGCTGGATAGACGTATAAAGCTATGGGAAAAAGAAGGCGTATTTTTTAAAACGCAGGTAAATATGGGCATTGACCGTGCCGCGGATAGTCTGCTTAAGGATTTTGATGCCGTATGTCTTGCCTGCGGTTGCCGCGTGCCACGCGACATAAGCGTGCCTGGGAGGGGTCTAAAAGGGGTATATTTTGCCATGGATTATCTTTCCCAGGCAAACAAGACGGCATTAGGAGAGAGGCACCAGTCGGATCCCATAGATGTTAAAGGCAAAAGGGTTGTAGTAATTGGCGGCGGGGATACCGGTTCCGATTGTGTAGGCACCGCTAACCGGCAAGGTGCTTTATGCGTTACACAGTTGGAGATAATGCCTATGCCTCCTGCCTGCAGGACTAAAGACTGCCTATGGCCTAAGTACCCTTTAATTTTAAGAAATTCATCAAGCCATCAGGAGGGGTGTTTGCGCCGATGGTCTATTGCCACAAAGGCGTTTGAGGCCGCGGCAGGCAGAGTCAATGGTCTTTTGTGCGCGAAAGTTGAATGGACAAAAGAGAGTGAGAATTCATGCCCCGTTATGAGGGAAATATCCGGCGCGGATTTTAAGGTAGATGCTGACATAGTGTTGATAGCGGCCGGTTTTGTATCGGTTGAAAAGAATGCGCTTATTGATTCTTTAGGGCTTGAGATGGATAAACGCGGGAATATCAAGACAGGCCCGGATTATATGACATCAAAGAAACCCGTATTCTGCGCCGGCGATATGAGAAGAGGTCAGTCTCTTGTCGTGTGGGCAATAGAAGAAGGCTTGAAATGTGCGCAGGCAATTAATAATTTTATTACTAAGAACAATGGAAAAGAGCGCCGGCCGGGAGGCAGACCATGTTAA
- a CDS encoding PEP/pyruvate-binding domain-containing protein, whose product MLSTGIKGLDKIITGLREGDNVVWQIDDIKDYIFLASVFARKAVADKKTVVYMRFAAHEQILKPLNGIIRYELDAGEGFESFSAKVHGIIARHGVGAYYVFDCLSGLLSAWATDLMIGNFFMISCPYLYELKTIAYFSIIRNSHSFGSIARIRETTQLLIDVYNCDNKLYLHPLKAWNRYSPTMFLPHQHRGEEFVPLTDSVNTARILSHIRETGEPRAKRILDYWDRLFIKAGEMAKTKKNTKETADTVNMLCRILITKNKRMHDLIVKHLSLGEIMDIKSRVIGTGFIGGKAAGMLLARKILSEDKILNWSGMEEPHDSFYIGSDIFYSFIVQNQLWKLRMTQKTPEGYIGMAKILRDKMVHGTFSQDIMESFQQVVEYFGASPIIVRSSSLLEDGFGNAFAGKYESVFLANQGTPEKRYIQFADAVKKVYASTMGEDVLIYRKSRGLDQLDEQMALLVQRVSGSQRKDVFFPDVSGVGLSYNTYVWNDKIDPSSGMLRLVCGLGTRAVNRVAGDYPAMAALSQPLVRPYSEKGDEIKFSQHNIDLIDTKANDLKTIAFSDIIESGLYNNLNRVAERNIDLEESYTRISGRIKQHWIINFKKLLSDSKFTETFRGMMQALEKGYDYPVEIEFTLNFAEKDDFKINLLQCRPLQRYGNTKKVNVPEDVNPKNMLFSSQGYFIGGNISQKINKIIYVEPKSYIGLRQSDKYGIARSIGKINSTIKDRYRNAALLIGPGRWGTSTPSLGVPVSFSEISNIRVMVEVAFPEGNLMPELSFGTHFFQDLVETDIFYAALFTHKKSVIFNPEWFDGFQDVFADSISGTEKYGDCIKVYDTTDTDVKIISDIVSQKMLCFKVSV is encoded by the coding sequence ATGTTAAGCACCGGTATCAAGGGTTTAGATAAAATAATAACGGGACTGCGGGAAGGCGATAATGTTGTCTGGCAGATTGATGATATAAAAGATTATATTTTCCTTGCATCAGTTTTTGCCAGAAAAGCCGTAGCAGATAAAAAGACGGTCGTGTATATGCGTTTTGCCGCTCACGAGCAGATCCTCAAGCCTTTGAACGGTATCATACGTTATGAACTTGATGCCGGAGAAGGATTTGAGTCTTTTTCCGCAAAAGTACACGGTATAATAGCCAGGCATGGCGTAGGTGCGTATTATGTTTTTGACTGTCTTTCAGGTTTGCTGTCTGCGTGGGCGACGGATCTTATGATAGGCAATTTTTTTATGATATCATGCCCTTATTTGTATGAATTAAAAACCATAGCGTATTTTTCAATTATAAGGAACAGCCATTCTTTTGGCAGCATAGCCAGGATACGGGAGACAACACAGCTTTTGATAGATGTTTACAACTGTGACAATAAATTATATCTTCACCCTCTCAAGGCATGGAACAGATATTCTCCGACAATGTTTTTGCCCCATCAACACCGTGGAGAGGAATTTGTGCCGCTGACAGACAGTGTAAACACAGCCAGAATATTATCGCACATCAGGGAAACGGGAGAACCTCGCGCCAAGAGAATCCTGGATTATTGGGACAGACTGTTTATTAAGGCGGGTGAAATGGCGAAGACTAAAAAGAACACCAAAGAAACCGCGGATACGGTAAATATGCTTTGCAGGATACTTATTACGAAAAACAAGCGCATGCATGATCTTATTGTCAAGCATCTCTCTCTTGGAGAGATAATGGATATCAAATCAAGAGTTATCGGTACTGGGTTCATAGGAGGCAAGGCGGCGGGTATGTTATTGGCCAGAAAGATATTGTCGGAAGACAAGATCCTTAACTGGTCGGGTATGGAAGAACCCCACGACTCTTTTTATATAGGATCTGATATTTTTTATTCTTTTATTGTCCAGAATCAATTGTGGAAACTGCGCATGACGCAGAAGACCCCCGAGGGCTATATTGGAATGGCGAAAATCCTGCGGGATAAAATGGTCCACGGAACTTTTTCACAGGATATAATGGAAAGTTTTCAACAGGTTGTGGAGTATTTTGGCGCTTCCCCGATAATTGTGCGTTCAAGCTCGCTCCTTGAAGATGGTTTTGGCAATGCCTTCGCGGGTAAATATGAAAGCGTGTTTTTGGCAAATCAAGGCACGCCGGAAAAAAGGTATATTCAATTCGCTGATGCGGTTAAAAAGGTCTACGCAAGCACAATGGGTGAAGACGTCCTTATTTATAGGAAGAGCCGCGGGCTTGACCAGCTTGATGAACAGATGGCCCTTCTTGTCCAGCGGGTATCCGGTTCACAGCGTAAAGATGTTTTTTTCCCGGACGTCTCTGGTGTAGGGCTTTCGTACAATACTTATGTGTGGAATGACAAGATAGACCCTTCCTCGGGCATGTTGAGACTGGTTTGCGGCCTGGGCACAAGGGCGGTTAACCGGGTTGCCGGCGACTACCCTGCTATGGCCGCTTTATCGCAACCCCTGGTCAGGCCTTATTCTGAAAAAGGGGACGAGATCAAATTTTCACAGCATAACATTGATTTGATAGACACGAAGGCGAATGACCTAAAAACCATCGCGTTTTCGGACATAATAGAATCGGGATTATATAACAATTTGAACAGGGTGGCGGAAAGAAATATTGATCTGGAAGAAAGTTACACGCGCATATCGGGCCGGATAAAACAGCATTGGATCATAAATTTTAAAAAGCTTTTAAGTGACAGCAAATTTACGGAAACGTTTAGAGGCATGATGCAGGCGCTGGAGAAGGGTTACGACTACCCTGTGGAAATAGAATTTACGCTGAATTTTGCGGAGAAAGACGATTTTAAGATAAATCTTTTGCAATGCCGGCCCCTTCAAAGATACGGTAACACTAAAAAGGTCAACGTTCCCGAAGATGTTAATCCGAAAAACATGTTGTTTTCATCGCAGGGATATTTTATCGGAGGCAACATATCGCAGAAAATAAACAAGATAATATACGTGGAACCGAAAAGTTATATCGGTCTTCGTCAGAGCGATAAATACGGCATAGCAAGAAGTATAGGCAAAATAAATTCCACCATAAAAGACAGATACCGCAACGCGGCCTTGCTTATAGGGCCGGGTAGGTGGGGAACGAGCACCCCGTCTCTGGGTGTGCCCGTGAGTTTTTCGGAGATCAGCAATATAAGGGTCATGGTTGAGGTCGCGTTCCCGGAAGGCAACCTTATGCCCGAACTTTCTTTCGGAACGCATTTTTTTCAGGATCTTGTTGAGACCGATATATTTTATGCGGCGCTTTTTACGCATAAAAAGAGCGTTATTTTTAACCCGGAATGGTTTGACGGTTTCCAGGATGTATTTGCCGATAGCATTTCGGGAACGGAAAAATACGGGGACTGTATAAAAGTGTATGATACTACCGACACGGATGTGAAAATAATATCAGATATAGTTTCGCAAAAGATGCTATGCTTCAAGGTGTCCGTATAA
- a CDS encoding P-II family nitrogen regulator codes for MKLIVAMIQPHKLSDVKKALYDAKIYKITVTNALGCGRQRGYTETYRGVIHSINLLKKIRLEIAVNEDFVQPTVKAIISGAKTGSIGDGKIFVMDLPECIRIRTGESGCNAIG; via the coding sequence ATGAAACTTATAGTAGCGATGATACAGCCGCACAAACTATCGGATGTAAAAAAGGCGCTATATGACGCCAAAATATATAAAATAACAGTGACTAACGCGTTAGGATGCGGCCGGCAAAGAGGCTATACCGAGACATACAGAGGCGTTATACATAGTATTAATCTATTGAAAAAAATACGGCTTGAAATAGCCGTAAACGAGGATTTTGTTCAGCCTACAGTCAAGGCGATTATTAGCGGCGCCAAAACAGGCAGTATAGGAGACGGTAAGATATTTGTGATGGACCTGCCTGAATGTATAAGGATCAGAACAGGCGAAAGCGGTTGTAACGCTATTGGCTGA
- a CDS encoding helix-turn-helix domain-containing protein translates to MMDDFSSIIDKHFYMSDGGRIYSDIINSIEKSVIIKALEQTDGNQLRTSRLLGVNRNTLHKKILRYSIDVRRFKR, encoded by the coding sequence ATGATGGATGATTTTTCAAGCATTATAGATAAACATTTTTATATGTCGGACGGAGGCCGGATATATTCCGATATTATCAATAGTATTGAAAAAAGCGTGATCATAAAGGCTCTTGAGCAGACAGACGGTAATCAATTGCGTACCTCACGTCTTTTGGGTGTGAACCGTAATACTTTACATAAGAAAATATTGCGTTATAGCATAGATGTCCGGAGATTTAAAAGATGA
- the gltB gene encoding glutamate synthase large subunit: protein MKYEYLPGRQGLYDPRFEHDSCGVGFVCNIKGKRSYSIIKDGISILERLSHRGAVGAEPDTGDGAGILIQLPHVFFRSVCGNIDIPDEGEYGAGLVFLPQDVQDRKRCLEIMETVTREEGQRIIGFRSVPVNVESLGRGARQTAPFMAHVFVKRSDSINSQDEFERKLYVIRKMSEDAVNFSNIKGKRSFYITNISSRTLCYKGLLMPRQLPVFFLDLSNELMQSAICMVHSRYSTNTFPAWDLAQPFRFLAHNGEINTIRGNINWMRARERLLANGLFNADIDKLKPVINENGSDSACIDNVFELLTLAGRPLAHVMMMLVPAAWEKDNLMDKSLKAFYEFHACFMEPWDGPAAITFTDGACIGATLDRNGLRPARYIVTKDDLIVMASEAGVLDIKSSDIKLSGRLEPGKILFIDTVKGVIINDEDIKKEVSGQYPYGQWMYQNMLSLEQLSPLPYGDEKTGDIQALMKAFGYTREDLNFILRPMFEEAKEPVGSMGNDTPHACFSSQPRLLYDYFRQLFAQVTNPAIDSIRENVVMGLESFVGPEKNILECGPSHCRKISIDHPVLSKEDIGRIKEVNANNFRAKTLYTFFDVSSGVKGFTDALDRICFESEYAVEQGYSFIILSDRGAGRQNIALPALLSLSAIHQYLVSRGVRSQVSIIVESAEPREVHHIGLLFGYGADCICPYFVYDIAEYMAEEKLISTGPAQAKKNYVKSVEDGLLKILSKMGISTLRSYRGAQIFEVLGLCDEFIERYFKGTVSRIGGLGIVQIAQETIARHAAAYNGRDPFPGILPSGGIYQWKKDGEFHLWNPKTIPVLQYAARYNDFAKYKEFAAMINNQKENPTTIRGLFKLKRCSPIPVERVELEEAIMKRFTTGAMSFGSIGSMAHETIAMAMNRIGGKSNTGEGGEDPNRFVVLPNGDSKRSAIKQIASGRFGVTTNYLVNADEIQIKIAQGAKPGEGGQLPGHKVSDIIARTRYTTPGVTLISPPPHHDIYSIEDLAQLIFDLKNVNPKARISVKLVSEIGVGTIAAGVAKAHADVVLISGGDGGTGASPISSIRHAGLPWELGLSEAHQTLLLNGLRQRVVLQTDGQIRTGRDIAIACMLGAQEYGICTAVLVVMGCVMLRHCHLNNCSAGIATQDPILQKRFSARPEYVVNYMRFIAKEMREIMASLGFRTVNEMVGRSDLLEKEDNIGHFKAKYVNLEKILYRPVEENVRLKVKGPIERDKSLDECLIEKCDKFLSVPDSKAISEDIWIKNTDRGVGAMLSGHICRQYGDGTLLEDSIRFRFAGVAGQSFAAFLVKGVTFELEGMANDYVGKGISGGKVIIYPGNDSGYSAQTNIIAGNTCFYGAISGEAYIRGVAGERFCIRNSGLYAVVEGLGDHGCEYMTGGRVLVLGSIGRNFAAGMSGGIAYVINSLNRLEDKCNMDMVLIERLTEDDKDIFCYLLRNHYKYTNSRIAMSLVNDIESAMDKFSRIIPMEYKRILENKK from the coding sequence ATGAAATATGAATATTTGCCCGGCCGGCAAGGTTTGTATGATCCGCGCTTTGAACACGATAGTTGCGGCGTAGGCTTTGTATGTAATATAAAAGGCAAAAGGTCGTATTCCATAATAAAGGATGGAATCAGTATACTGGAGAGGCTTAGTCACAGAGGAGCTGTAGGTGCTGAACCTGATACAGGAGATGGCGCCGGCATACTTATACAGCTGCCCCATGTCTTCTTTAGGTCTGTGTGTGGAAACATAGATATACCCGATGAAGGTGAATACGGCGCCGGGCTGGTATTTTTGCCGCAGGACGTCCAGGACAGGAAAAGGTGCTTGGAAATAATGGAAACTGTTACAAGAGAAGAGGGCCAGCGTATTATAGGTTTCAGGAGCGTCCCTGTTAACGTGGAGTCTTTGGGGCGGGGCGCGCGGCAGACAGCGCCATTTATGGCCCATGTGTTCGTAAAAAGGTCGGATTCAATCAATTCCCAGGATGAATTTGAGAGAAAATTGTATGTAATAAGGAAGATGTCCGAAGATGCTGTAAACTTTTCAAACATAAAAGGCAAAAGATCTTTTTATATAACGAATATATCGTCACGTACCTTATGTTACAAGGGCCTATTGATGCCCCGCCAACTACCGGTCTTTTTTTTAGATTTGTCAAATGAATTAATGCAAAGCGCCATATGTATGGTGCACTCAAGATACAGCACAAATACCTTTCCCGCATGGGATCTCGCGCAGCCTTTTCGTTTTTTGGCGCATAATGGCGAAATAAATACAATAAGGGGTAATATAAACTGGATGCGGGCAAGGGAAAGATTGCTTGCCAACGGGTTGTTTAATGCTGATATTGATAAACTCAAACCAGTTATTAATGAAAACGGCAGCGATTCTGCCTGCATAGACAATGTTTTTGAGCTTTTGACTCTTGCAGGCAGGCCGCTTGCCCATGTTATGATGATGCTTGTCCCCGCGGCATGGGAAAAAGATAATTTGATGGATAAATCTCTCAAGGCGTTTTATGAGTTTCATGCGTGTTTTATGGAGCCCTGGGATGGCCCTGCCGCTATAACTTTTACGGATGGGGCCTGCATAGGGGCGACCCTTGACCGCAACGGTTTAAGACCGGCGCGATACATAGTGACCAAAGACGATCTGATTGTTATGGCTTCGGAAGCAGGCGTTCTTGATATAAAAAGCTCTGATATAAAGTTATCGGGCAGACTGGAACCCGGCAAGATTTTGTTTATAGATACCGTTAAAGGCGTGATAATTAATGATGAAGATATAAAAAAGGAAGTATCAGGACAGTATCCTTACGGTCAGTGGATGTATCAAAATATGCTTTCATTAGAGCAGTTAAGTCCGTTACCTTATGGTGACGAAAAAACAGGCGACATTCAAGCCCTGATGAAGGCATTTGGTTATACGCGCGAAGACTTGAATTTTATATTAAGGCCAATGTTTGAAGAAGCCAAAGAACCAGTAGGGTCAATGGGTAATGATACCCCGCATGCCTGTTTTTCCAGTCAACCCAGGCTTTTATACGATTATTTTAGGCAGCTTTTTGCCCAGGTCACCAATCCCGCCATAGACTCTATAAGGGAAAATGTAGTTATGGGGCTTGAAAGTTTTGTAGGGCCTGAAAAAAATATATTGGAATGCGGTCCTTCGCATTGCCGCAAAATCAGTATAGACCACCCAGTGCTTTCAAAAGAAGATATCGGCAGGATAAAAGAAGTGAACGCGAATAACTTTCGGGCAAAGACGCTCTATACCTTTTTTGACGTCTCATCAGGTGTAAAAGGTTTTACGGATGCCTTGGACAGGATATGTTTTGAATCGGAATATGCCGTAGAGCAAGGGTATTCTTTTATTATATTAAGCGATAGGGGCGCCGGACGTCAAAATATAGCGCTGCCGGCACTTTTGTCCCTTAGCGCAATTCATCAGTATTTGGTGAGCAGAGGTGTGCGTTCGCAGGTCTCTATTATAGTGGAGAGCGCGGAACCGCGGGAAGTGCATCATATAGGGCTTTTATTCGGTTATGGCGCGGACTGCATATGTCCGTATTTTGTGTATGATATCGCGGAGTATATGGCGGAGGAAAAGCTTATATCCACTGGCCCGGCCCAGGCAAAGAAAAATTACGTGAAATCGGTGGAAGACGGTTTATTAAAGATATTATCAAAAATGGGGATATCCACTTTGAGAAGTTATAGAGGTGCGCAGATATTTGAAGTGTTAGGGCTTTGTGATGAATTCATTGAAAGATACTTTAAGGGGACAGTGTCAAGGATAGGCGGTTTAGGTATAGTGCAGATAGCGCAGGAAACAATAGCAAGACATGCCGCAGCATACAACGGCAGAGATCCGTTCCCGGGAATACTGCCAAGCGGAGGAATATATCAGTGGAAAAAAGACGGTGAATTTCATCTGTGGAACCCGAAAACCATACCAGTCTTGCAATACGCGGCACGTTATAACGATTTCGCGAAGTATAAAGAATTCGCTGCGATGATAAATAACCAAAAAGAAAATCCGACTACTATAAGAGGTCTTTTTAAGTTGAAGAGGTGTAGCCCGATACCCGTAGAACGTGTTGAACTGGAAGAAGCTATAATGAAAAGATTCACTACAGGGGCTATGAGTTTTGGCTCTATCGGCAGTATGGCGCATGAAACGATAGCGATGGCAATGAACAGGATAGGCGGAAAATCCAATACTGGAGAGGGCGGGGAGGACCCCAATAGATTTGTTGTTTTACCAAACGGCGACAGTAAAAGAAGCGCTATAAAACAGATCGCATCGGGTCGTTTCGGGGTCACGACAAATTATCTTGTAAACGCTGATGAGATACAGATAAAGATCGCCCAGGGTGCAAAACCCGGTGAAGGGGGCCAGCTTCCGGGCCATAAGGTCAGTGATATAATCGCGAGGACGAGATACACAACGCCTGGGGTGACGCTTATATCTCCGCCGCCTCATCATGACATATATTCTATTGAAGATCTGGCACAGCTTATATTTGATCTTAAAAACGTTAACCCTAAAGCGCGCATAAGCGTTAAGCTTGTTTCCGAGATAGGGGTCGGCACTATTGCGGCAGGGGTTGCCAAGGCCCATGCGGATGTTGTACTTATATCGGGCGGAGATGGAGGTACCGGCGCCTCTCCTATAAGTTCCATAAGGCATGCGGGTCTACCGTGGGAGCTTGGTCTTTCAGAGGCCCATCAGACACTTCTGCTCAACGGATTAAGGCAGCGCGTTGTTCTCCAGACGGACGGACAGATACGTACCGGCAGGGACATAGCGATAGCCTGTATGCTTGGCGCCCAGGAATACGGCATTTGCACGGCGGTTTTGGTTGTTATGGGTTGCGTCATGTTAAGGCATTGCCATCTTAACAATTGTTCCGCGGGGATCGCAACACAGGATCCTATACTTCAGAAACGGTTTAGCGCAAGACCGGAATACGTGGTAAATTATATGAGGTTCATAGCAAAAGAGATGAGAGAGATTATGGCGTCATTGGGGTTTAGGACGGTTAATGAAATGGTTGGTAGAAGTGATCTTCTGGAGAAAGAGGACAATATTGGGCACTTTAAAGCAAAATATGTAAATTTAGAGAAAATACTCTATAGACCTGTTGAGGAAAATGTCCGTTTAAAAGTCAAAGGCCCTATTGAGAGAGATAAGAGTTTAGACGAATGTCTTATAGAAAAGTGTGATAAGTTCCTTTCCGTGCCGGATTCAAAAGCTATTTCAGAGGATATTTGGATAAAAAATACGGACAGAGGCGTAGGCGCCATGCTAAGTGGTCATATATGCAGACAATACGGCGACGGCACGCTTTTGGAAGATTCAATAAGATTCAGATTTGCAGGCGTTGCCGGCCAGAGTTTTGCGGCTTTTTTAGTTAAAGGTGTCACTTTTGAATTAGAAGGTATGGCCAATGATTATGTGGGAAAAGGTATTTCAGGAGGCAAGGTAATAATATATCCAGGCAATGACAGCGGTTATAGCGCGCAGACTAATATTATAGCAGGGAATACGTGTTTTTACGGGGCCATATCCGGCGAGGCATATATAAGGGGCGTGGCGGGAGAGAGGTTTTGTATCAGAAATTCAGGCCTATATGCTGTTGTAGAAGGCTTGGGAGACCACGGTTGTGAATATATGACAGGGGGCCGCGTTCTTGTGTTGGGCAGTATCGGCAGAAATTTCGCCGCGGGCATGTCCGGCGGCATTGCGTATGTAATTAATAGCCTCAATAGGCTTGAAGACAAATGTAATATGGATATGGTGTTAATAGAACGCCTGACAGAAGATGACAAAGATATTTTCTGTTATCTTTTAAGAAATCATTATAAATATACAAACAGCAGAATAGCCATGTCGTTAGTTAATGATATAGAATCGGCTATGGATAAATTTTCCCGTATTATACCTATGGAATATAAGAGGATTCTGGAAAATAAGAAATAA
- a CDS encoding glutamine synthetase family protein yields the protein MQKRSKQDIIKLVKEKDVKFIRLWFVDILGQVKSFAITDRELENALDNGMGFDGSSITGYQDIEESDMIAMPDPDTFAILPWRPAEKAVARMICDVLNPDKTPYEGDPRYVLKRSLKRAAEMGYDHYYVGPELEFFYFKNDLTTDVLDRGGYFDLTTLDVASDLRRETVLALEKMGVYIEYSHHEVAPSQHEVDMRYRDALEMADNVITYRVVVKEIASKFGVYATFMPKPIFGQNGSGMHTHQSLFKGSKNAFYDAKSEDFLSETAKCYIAGLLKHANEMCSVFAQTTNSYKRLVPGYEAPVYIAWSRRNRSALVRVPLYHPGQEKATRCEFRACDPACNPYLTFAVMLHAGLEGIDKKYKAPKPMERNLYHLTSAERKEKGIETLPDSLGQAISVTENSKIVEKAFGKHIFSRFIEVKKREWDDYRIRVPKHELDKYLPVF from the coding sequence ATGCAAAAGAGGAGCAAGCAGGACATTATAAAATTGGTAAAAGAAAAGGACGTTAAGTTCATAAGGTTGTGGTTTGTTGACATACTCGGCCAGGTAAAAAGTTTTGCCATAACGGACAGGGAGCTTGAAAACGCCCTGGATAACGGCATGGGTTTTGACGGTTCTTCTATAACAGGTTATCAGGACATAGAGGAATCTGATATGATAGCAATGCCGGACCCTGATACATTCGCTATCTTACCGTGGCGGCCTGCGGAAAAAGCGGTTGCCAGGATGATATGTGATGTGTTGAACCCCGACAAGACCCCTTATGAAGGTGACCCCAGATATGTGCTTAAAAGGTCTCTCAAGAGGGCGGCTGAAATGGGTTATGACCATTACTATGTTGGGCCCGAGCTTGAGTTTTTTTATTTCAAAAATGATTTAACGACAGACGTGCTTGACAGGGGCGGGTATTTTGATCTTACCACGCTTGATGTTGCAAGTGATCTTAGGCGTGAAACGGTATTGGCGCTTGAAAAAATGGGGGTATATATAGAATATTCCCACCACGAAGTCGCGCCGTCGCAGCATGAGGTTGATATGCGGTATCGGGACGCGCTTGAAATGGCGGATAACGTTATAACGTACAGGGTTGTTGTAAAAGAGATAGCCAGCAAATTTGGTGTTTACGCGACGTTTATGCCAAAGCCGATATTCGGCCAGAATGGTTCCGGCATGCATACCCACCAATCACTGTTTAAGGGCAGTAAGAACGCGTTTTATGACGCGAAGTCTGAAGATTTTTTGTCTGAAACCGCTAAGTGTTATATTGCGGGTCTTTTGAAACACGCCAATGAGATGTGTTCCGTGTTTGCCCAAACAACTAATTCATATAAGAGACTTGTCCCCGGATATGAAGCCCCTGTTTACATTGCGTGGAGCAGAAGGAACAGAAGCGCTTTGGTGAGAGTGCCTTTATATCATCCCGGGCAGGAAAAAGCAACCCGCTGTGAATTCAGGGCATGCGATCCGGCATGCAATCCGTATCTTACATTTGCAGTTATGCTGCATGCCGGGCTTGAGGGGATAGATAAAAAATATAAGGCCCCGAAACCTATGGAGCGTAACTTATACCATTTAACTTCTGCGGAACGCAAGGAAAAGGGTATAGAAACATTGCCTGACAGCCTGGGTCAGGCAATTTCTGTTACTGAAAACAGCAAGATTGTTGAGAAAGCGTTTGGAAAACATATATTTTCTAGGTTTATTGAAGTCAAAAAAAGAGAATGGGATGATTATAGGATACGGGTGCCGAAACATGAATTAGACAAGTATCTCCCGGTTTTTTAG